In Myxocyprinus asiaticus isolate MX2 ecotype Aquarium Trade chromosome 16, UBuf_Myxa_2, whole genome shotgun sequence, a single window of DNA contains:
- the grhl2a gene encoding grainyhead-like transcription factor 2a isoform X2 → MMSINGDEDSVAALGLLYDYYKVPKEKRLLPVPKLPEDHEKRIGQDEFESTDSHIHVLKSLPVNLSLNTDTHSGESKQDLFSTLPGEGGVVATVKAEVYAQAFSSHHHQQGLQFQRMPYHQPLQEPASVSHDGYMKDEQCSTPDSTFEDSYPEETMKYRVPTSLGPQDFTQEHPGVDIFQYTIEASRSVRVKGGEGPMIYLNKGQFYGITLSESGANKGLRHPISKVRSVVMVVFGQDKCRDEQLKHWNYWHSRQHTAKQRVLDIADYKESFNTIGNLEEIAYNAVSFTWDVNEEAKVFITVNCLSTDFSSQKGVKGLPLMIQIDTYSYNNRSNRPIHRAYSQIKVFCDKGAERKIRDEEKKQLRKKVKGQTVGGQGHDGKRGFVTLPQKKSDVTFFKTMTDLESQPVLFIPDVHFNNLQRAGQVFSFGVEEMESDGVGLKRTFRSSEADVCSPPVKYSREEKRVLLYVRREADDVFDALMLKSPTLKSLLEAISGKYSVPVEKMTKIYKKSKKGILVNMDDNIIEHYSNEDTFILAIDSQADCYRVTLTEI, encoded by the exons ATGATGAGCATCAATGGAGATGAGGACAGTGTGGCTGCCTTGGGACTGCTTTATGATTACTATAAG GTTCCTAAAGAAAAGAGGCTACTACCAGTCCCCAAACTCCCAGAAGACCATGAAAAGAG GATAGGTCAAGATGAATTTGAGTCAACAGACAGTCATATTCACGTCCTGAAGTCACTTCCTGTCAACCTGTCCTTGAACACAGACACCCACAGTGGAGAGAGTAAGCAAGATCTCTTCAGTACATTGCCTGGTGAGGGGGGTGTTGTGGCCACTGTGAAGGCTGAAGTTTATGCTCAGGCATTCTCCAGCCATCACCATCAGCAGGGGCTGCAGTTTCAACGCATGCCCTACCACCAGCCTTTGCAGGAGCCAGCTAGTGTCAGTCATGATGGATACATGAAGGATGAACAGTGCAGTACACCAGATAGCACCTTTGAAGACTCCTACCCTGAAGAGACCATG AAGTACAGGGTACCCACCTCACTAGGGCCACAAGATTTCACCCAGGAGCATCCAGGGGT AGACATCTTCCAGTACACGATAGAGGCGAGTCGCTCAGTCCGTGTGAAGGGCGGCGAGGGGCCGATGATCTATCTGAACAAGGGCCAGTTCTACGGCATCACTCTCAGTGAAAGTGGGGCCAATAAGGGCCTCCGTCATCCCATTAGTAAAGTGCGG AGTGTGGTGATGGTGGTGTTTGGACAGGATAAGTGTCGAGATGAACAGCTAAAGCACTGGAACTACTGGCACTCCCGCCAGCACACAGCCAAGCAGAGAGTCCTTGATATAG CTGACTATAAAGAGAGCTTCAACACCATTGGCAATTTAGAGGAAATAGCCTACAATGCTGTATCCTTCACCTGGGATGTCAATGAAGAAGCAAAG gTTTTCATCACAGTGAACTGTCTGAGCACTGATTTCTCCTCACAGAAGGGAGTAAAAGGTCTTCCACTCATGATCCAGATTGACACCTACAGTTATAATAACAGGAGTAACAGACCCATCCATAGAGCATACTCCCAGATCAAGGTCTTCTGTGATAAG GGGGCTGAACGAAAAATTCGCGATGAGGAGAAAAAGCAGCTCCGGaagaaggtcaaaggtcaaaCTGTGGGTGGTCAAGGTCACGATG GAAAGAGAGGTTTCGTTACCTTACCGCAGAAGAAGTCAGATGTCACGTTTTTCAAAACTATGACAGACTTGGAGTCCCAGCCTGTCCTCTTCATCCCTGATGTCCATTTCAACAACCTCCAGAGAGCCGGTCAG GTGTTCAGTTTTGGCGTTGAAGAAATGGAGAGTGATGG GGTGGGACTGAAAAGGACGTTCAGGTCTTCAGAGGCTGATGTTTGTTCTCCACCCGTTAAATACAGCAGAGAGGAGAAGAGGG TCCTGTTGTACGTAAGGAGAGAAGCTGATGATGTTTTTGATGCACTGATGCTGAAGTCTCCAACACTGAAAAGTTTGCTTGAGGCA atATCAGGCAAATATTCTGTTCCTGTGGAGAAAATGACTAAAATCTACAAGAAAAGCAAGAAAGG TATTCTAGTCAACATGGATGACAACATCATTGAGCACTACAGCAATGAGGACACATTTATTCTGGCCATTGACAGTCAGGCTGACTGTTATCGGGTTACTCTCACTGAAATTTAA
- the grhl2a gene encoding grainyhead-like transcription factor 2a isoform X1 has protein sequence MAQDENKRLVVVVPNEIPSRRSFTSEDEAWKSYLENPLTAATKAMMSINGDEDSVAALGLLYDYYKVPKEKRLLPVPKLPEDHEKRIGQDEFESTDSHIHVLKSLPVNLSLNTDTHSGESKQDLFSTLPGEGGVVATVKAEVYAQAFSSHHHQQGLQFQRMPYHQPLQEPASVSHDGYMKDEQCSTPDSTFEDSYPEETMKYRVPTSLGPQDFTQEHPGVDIFQYTIEASRSVRVKGGEGPMIYLNKGQFYGITLSESGANKGLRHPISKVRSVVMVVFGQDKCRDEQLKHWNYWHSRQHTAKQRVLDIADYKESFNTIGNLEEIAYNAVSFTWDVNEEAKVFITVNCLSTDFSSQKGVKGLPLMIQIDTYSYNNRSNRPIHRAYSQIKVFCDKGAERKIRDEEKKQLRKKVKGQTVGGQGHDGKRGFVTLPQKKSDVTFFKTMTDLESQPVLFIPDVHFNNLQRAGQVFSFGVEEMESDGVGLKRTFRSSEADVCSPPVKYSREEKRVLLYVRREADDVFDALMLKSPTLKSLLEAISGKYSVPVEKMTKIYKKSKKGILVNMDDNIIEHYSNEDTFILAIDSQADCYRVTLTEI, from the exons ATGGCTCAGGATGAGAA TAAACGTCTGGTGGTGGTGGTCCCTAATGAGATCCCATCACGCCGGTCCTTCACCAGTGAAGATGAGGCTTGGAAGTCTTACCTGGAGAACCCACTGACTGCTGCCACCAAGGCAATGATGAGCATCAATGGAGATGAGGACAGTGTGGCTGCCTTGGGACTGCTTTATGATTACTATAAG GTTCCTAAAGAAAAGAGGCTACTACCAGTCCCCAAACTCCCAGAAGACCATGAAAAGAG GATAGGTCAAGATGAATTTGAGTCAACAGACAGTCATATTCACGTCCTGAAGTCACTTCCTGTCAACCTGTCCTTGAACACAGACACCCACAGTGGAGAGAGTAAGCAAGATCTCTTCAGTACATTGCCTGGTGAGGGGGGTGTTGTGGCCACTGTGAAGGCTGAAGTTTATGCTCAGGCATTCTCCAGCCATCACCATCAGCAGGGGCTGCAGTTTCAACGCATGCCCTACCACCAGCCTTTGCAGGAGCCAGCTAGTGTCAGTCATGATGGATACATGAAGGATGAACAGTGCAGTACACCAGATAGCACCTTTGAAGACTCCTACCCTGAAGAGACCATG AAGTACAGGGTACCCACCTCACTAGGGCCACAAGATTTCACCCAGGAGCATCCAGGGGT AGACATCTTCCAGTACACGATAGAGGCGAGTCGCTCAGTCCGTGTGAAGGGCGGCGAGGGGCCGATGATCTATCTGAACAAGGGCCAGTTCTACGGCATCACTCTCAGTGAAAGTGGGGCCAATAAGGGCCTCCGTCATCCCATTAGTAAAGTGCGG AGTGTGGTGATGGTGGTGTTTGGACAGGATAAGTGTCGAGATGAACAGCTAAAGCACTGGAACTACTGGCACTCCCGCCAGCACACAGCCAAGCAGAGAGTCCTTGATATAG CTGACTATAAAGAGAGCTTCAACACCATTGGCAATTTAGAGGAAATAGCCTACAATGCTGTATCCTTCACCTGGGATGTCAATGAAGAAGCAAAG gTTTTCATCACAGTGAACTGTCTGAGCACTGATTTCTCCTCACAGAAGGGAGTAAAAGGTCTTCCACTCATGATCCAGATTGACACCTACAGTTATAATAACAGGAGTAACAGACCCATCCATAGAGCATACTCCCAGATCAAGGTCTTCTGTGATAAG GGGGCTGAACGAAAAATTCGCGATGAGGAGAAAAAGCAGCTCCGGaagaaggtcaaaggtcaaaCTGTGGGTGGTCAAGGTCACGATG GAAAGAGAGGTTTCGTTACCTTACCGCAGAAGAAGTCAGATGTCACGTTTTTCAAAACTATGACAGACTTGGAGTCCCAGCCTGTCCTCTTCATCCCTGATGTCCATTTCAACAACCTCCAGAGAGCCGGTCAG GTGTTCAGTTTTGGCGTTGAAGAAATGGAGAGTGATGG GGTGGGACTGAAAAGGACGTTCAGGTCTTCAGAGGCTGATGTTTGTTCTCCACCCGTTAAATACAGCAGAGAGGAGAAGAGGG TCCTGTTGTACGTAAGGAGAGAAGCTGATGATGTTTTTGATGCACTGATGCTGAAGTCTCCAACACTGAAAAGTTTGCTTGAGGCA atATCAGGCAAATATTCTGTTCCTGTGGAGAAAATGACTAAAATCTACAAGAAAAGCAAGAAAGG TATTCTAGTCAACATGGATGACAACATCATTGAGCACTACAGCAATGAGGACACATTTATTCTGGCCATTGACAGTCAGGCTGACTGTTATCGGGTTACTCTCACTGAAATTTAA